The Candidatus Zixiibacteriota bacterium genome includes a region encoding these proteins:
- a CDS encoding DUF721 domain-containing protein: MAQRPKTTGHRPPAKLGSLLDRLLGELGLARNLGGWRIAVDWPEIVGEKIAGVSQAVRFEDDTLLVSVPDSVWRQQLSMEVEAILEKIHAVPGGKAVKKIHFVS, translated from the coding sequence ACCACCGGACATCGCCCACCCGCTAAGCTAGGATCTCTTCTTGATCGGCTTCTGGGCGAACTCGGGCTGGCCCGTAATCTGGGCGGGTGGCGCATCGCAGTCGATTGGCCCGAGATTGTCGGCGAGAAAATTGCAGGAGTGTCACAGGCAGTCCGGTTTGAAGATGATACGCTGCTGGTTTCGGTTCCCGATTCGGTCTGGCGGCAGCAACTATCCATGGAGGTTGAGGCTATACTGGAAAAAATTCATGCTGTTCCCGGAGGCAAAGCGGTCAAGAAAATTCATTTTG